The Candidatus Zixiibacteriota bacterium genome segment TAAATCTGACGATAGCTGGCTGACATTGGAACGCATCGGAAATCTAATATTAGTTGTTAATGCCAACAGCGAAACAGATGAATTATTGAAAGTAAGATTCGGACAAGCTGTTGAGATGATAAAAACACATTTAGTAGATAATTATCCCCTGTTATCAAAGTGATATGGAGGCTTTATGTATACTGCTTTAAGCGATTTAAACAGAACCTCAGGAATCAAAGGCTCTATGCTGGTCGGTTCCGATGGGATCATTATAGCGGCTGATATGGATTCGCAGCTTGAGGATGAAACCGTAGGAGCAATGTCGGCATCGATAGTCTCAAATGTCAGTAAAGCAATGGAACGTTTGCAAAACGAATCACCGGCGCAGATTACTATTGAGGCTGAAAATGGCAAGCTGTTCATGGCTGATGCTGGAGTCGGCATACTTACTGTAATCACCGAGAATAATGTAAACATCGGTTTGATCAGGCTGGAGATGAAGAATGTAATATCAAAAATCTCAGGGAAATAGGACAGGACGATGGTATCTATCAATTACGCATTTAAAGAGATATTTTCAAAAATCGTATACTATGGTCCGGGGCTTTCCGGCAAAACTACAAATCTACAGTATGTTTTCAGTAAAGTTCCAAAGGATACGCGCGGCGAACTTATAAGCCTGGCCACTGATGCCGACCGCACCTTGTATTTTGATTTTTTGCCGGTAAATGTAGGACAAATTAAAGGTTTTGATGTAAAATTCCAATTATATACTGTTCCCGGACAGGTCTATTATAATGCTACCAGGAAATTAGTATTAAGAGGCGTTGACGGTTTGGTTTTTGTCGCCGATTCCCAATTAGATAAAATGGATGATAATATCGAATCGCTGAAAAACCTTGAAGAAAACCTGACAGAGTATGGCTACAACTTAGATGACCTTGCGTTTGTTATTCAATACAACAAACGCGATTTACCCAATATCGCCACTGTCGAAAAAATGCAGGAGCTT includes the following:
- a CDS encoding roadblock/LC7 domain-containing protein — protein: MYTALSDLNRTSGIKGSMLVGSDGIIIAADMDSQLEDETVGAMSASIVSNVSKAMERLQNESPAQITIEAENGKLFMADAGVGILTVITENNVNIGLIRLEMKNVISKISGK